From the genome of Streptacidiphilus sp. PB12-B1b:
GGCGGCCGGGTTCTCGGCAGCGACGGCCAGCCCCTCCGGCAGGTCGGTGATCTGGAACAGCTTCTGCCCGTTGCGCGGGTCTCGGCAGTCGGCGCAGCCGCAGTTGTCCCGCAGCCACAGCGGCGGGAGCGAGGCGGGGTTGGGCATGGGTGGCCTCCAGGGCTCGGCACGGGATCATTGCGGCTCAAGTTGTATAGCCAACTTTACCGCTCATTGGCGACGCTCCCGCGCCCCGGCGTCACCCCGGCGACGGGAGGGCGAACGGCCGGGTACGGCCCGGCGAATTCCCGCAGTGGGCTGCGCACACCGGGGGCGACACTCGCGCTATATCGCGTTATCCTGACCGGGCTGAACCGCCTCTCGTCCCGCCGTTCCCCAGGAGTCCCCGTGCCCTCGGCGCCGTCCGCCCGCACCCCCGAGCCGCAGTCCGCGGCAGCCCCCGCAGCCGAACGCGAGCCCGCCGACCGCCCGGTGGAGCTTCCGGGGCAGCCCGGGCAGGGCGCTCCGGCGGTCCGCGTCGGTGACGCCGACCGGGACCGGGTCGCCGGAGTCCTGGCCGAGGCCCTGGCCGGGGGCTTCCTCGACCCGCAGGAGCACGCGGAGCGGCTGGAGGCGGCCTACGCCGCCCGCACCGAGGCGGCCCTGGCCCCGCTGACCGCGGACCTGCCGACCGGCCCCGGCGAACCCGGTACGACAGCTGCTACCGTGCCCGTCGGCGAGCCGATGACGGCGCTGTTCAGCAAGTTGCGCCGGGGCGGCGCCTGGCCGGTGCCGCCGCACAGTGTGGCCCGCGCCCGCTTCGGCGCGCTGGTGCTGGACCTGCGCCAGGCGGTGTTCACCCGTCACGAGGTGGTGCTGCAGGCCGACTCCTTCTGCGGCAAGATCGTGGTCATCGTGCCGCAGAACGCCCAGGTCTACGACACCGGTTCGGCCCTGTTCGGCAAGCGCAGCCTGCCCGGCGCGCGTGGGAGCGCGCCGGGCCCGGACGGAGCGGAGGGCCCGGTCATCCGGATCACCGGTCGATCCGTCCTCGGACACATCCGGGTCCACCGGGCGGGCAGCGGGCTGCACGGCCGGCTGCTGGAGTGGCTCGACCTGTAGCCCCGACAGCCGACGACCGCGGGCCGCCGCTGTCAGGGCAGGAAGCCGTCCAGGAAGGTGTTGCTGTAGATCCGGGCCGGGTCGTAGCGGTCCAGCGTGGCCAGCGCGGTGTCCCAGTTGTCGCCGGTGGCCTGCCCCGAGCGGTACGCGGCCGGGATGGTGCTGCCCAGCATGGCCGGATCGGCCCATCCGGCCGCGCCGGAGTACGCCCAGCCCTTGGACCACTCGGGCCGTACCGCGGCGTAGCCGCCGCTGTAGTTGGCCAGCACCCACTGCTCGGTCTCCCGGTAGAACTGCTGGGACTGCGGCGTGCCGGGGATGGTGAGCACGTCCATCCACACCGCGGTGTCCCACGCGGGCTGGTCGGGTCTCGGCCGCAGGGCGCTCAGCTGTGCCTGGACGGCGCCGGGGACGCCGCAGTCGGCGGGGTTGTCCAGGCCGGTGCAGCGCACCTCCCAGGGGCCGTTCATCGGGTACTCCCCTTGGGCGGCATAGGCGTTGAGGGCGTTGTCCAGGTAGGTGTAGAACTCGCTGACCACCCGCTGGACGTCGGACCGGGCGCAGAGGATGGCATAGCCGTTCGCGGTGACCTGGAGCGTGGTGGGCCGCACGTAGAGCTGGGTGTTCTTGGCCCACCCCCAGATGTCCCAGGTGCCGGTGACGATCAGTCCGGAGCCGACGATGCTCATCTCCAGGTTCTCGAACGTCGGCGTCACTGAGACGTCACCGCTGACGATCTCCGAGATCAGCTGCGATTCGGAGCTGCTGACGGAGTCCGAGAAGCTGTAGTTGAAGGGGCTGTCGACCTCCTTGGAGAAGAACGGCTTGCTCGGGCTGACCGACCACACCTTCAGCCAGGGCACGGTGGTGAAGGGGAACCAGATGGTCTCCACCCGGCCGCTCTGGCTGACCAGGGCGGAGAAGGAGCTCGATCCGGCGGAGGCGGGCGGCGCGAACAGCGTGCCGACGTTGGTGGTGTAGCTGGACTGGCAGCGCAGCCGCACATTGGGGCCGACCCGCAGTGTCGCCTCGGTGACGAAGGCGCGGCCGAGGTGGACCAGGAAGGCGGCGATGTCCGGGTCGTTGCGCTGGAAGGTCTTCAGCGCATAGGCGTTCTGGGCCGGGCTCCAGACCACGGCGGTGAGCGAGACGACCAGGTTGCTGACCGAGCCGTAGGTGTGCCCGGGCAGCGGGCTCTCGCCGCTCGCCGGATAGGAGGTGCCGTGGCCGTCGATGGCCAGCACCCCGCCGAGGGTGAGGTCTCCGGGGGCGGGGGTGTTGGTCAGCCCGTAGCCCGCGTTCTCCAGGTCGGTGAGCAGCGTGGTCATGCTGATCCCCGCCTGGGCGGTGACGCTCGCCGGGCTGCCGCCGTTGACGGTGACGGCGGTGAGGCTCTCGGTGGTGTCGACCATGAGGATGCTGCCGGTGGCGCCGTTCGGTTCGAGCAGCGGCGACCAGCCGTGGCCCATCCCCCGGGCGCGGATCTTCCAGCCCTGGGCGTGGGCCCAGTTGGCCAGCGTGACCACGTCGGCGGGCGAGGCGGGGGCGCAGGTCCACAGCGGGCTGACAGCGATCTCACCGGACCAGTTGGTCCATGCCTGCTGGTAGACGGTGATGCCGCTGGGGAAGTCCGGCGGCGCGGGGGTCGCGGCCTGGGCCGGCAGGACCCGGAACGCCGGGGTCCAGGAGAGGCCGGTGAGCGCGGCGGTGGCCCCGGCCGCGCCCAGGAAGGCGCGGCGGGAGAGCGGTGGAACAGGCTGATCCGGTTGCTGGGACGATCCCATGGCGACCTTCCGCGAGGTGGTGGGACACGCGGCGGCAGGGCATGCCGGGGCGCGTACGGGGTGTGCCGGGTGTGACCGCCACGGCGCGGCCGCCACCCCTGATCAGGTGTGGCGGCACGGGCGCGGTCAGCGGCTGGTGGCGTGGTTCGCACAGGGTGCGGGCCCGTGCGCGGGCATCCCCTGCGACGGCGGCCGACTGCGCCCGGGGACGGTGGCGGTGGAGCGTCCGCAGCTGCGGCGGTCGGCGCGCAGTCCCGTGTGCCGACCGGCCGCCACCTGCGGTGACAGTGATGGAGAGAATCCAACTGTGGTCATGAAAAGTCAATGACGGTGCGTCAGATACCGTTCTGAGCAGGTGGCACAGTGAACTGACGGACGATCAGGACGAATGCCTCGGTTACCGTGGAGCGGGGCCGCGCCGGACTCCGTCAGCGGCCCGAGCGCACGGCAGCGTCCGGCTGGGCGATGATGACCACGTGCAGGGTGCGCGGGCCGTGCACCCCCTCGACCCGCTCCAGCTCGATGTCGCTGGTGGCGGAGGGTCCGGAGACGAAGGTCAGCGGCCGGGCCGGGTCCAGGCGGCCGAGCGCCTCCGGGAGGTCGCCCGCGACGTGCTCCTCCCGGACCACGCACAGGTGGTAGTCGGGCAGCAGGGTCAGCGCCCGGCGTCCCTGGCCCGGGCCGGCGTCCAGGACCAGGGTGCCGGTGACGGCGATGCCCAGGGCGGCGGTGCTGAGGACGCCGTCGGCGGCGTCCAGGGCCGCACGGCTCAGCGGCGGCTCGTCGCCGAGGACCCGCCACGGGCCTTCGGGCAGCAGTTCCCCGGGGAAGCCGGGCGGGACGACCAGCTGGCGCACACCGCGCTCGGCCAGCGCGGCGCCGATGGCGGCGCGGGCCCGGTCGGCGCCGGTGACCCGGGTGACCGTGGCCCGGTAGTCGGCGATGCGCTCGGCCAGTTGCCCGACCGGGTCGGGGCCGGCGTGGCTGCGCCGGTAGCCGTGGTCCGCCGACCCCTCGGCGGCGGCCGGACCTGCCGAAGGCGGAGGCGCGGGGGCAGCCTCCGCGGACTCGTCGGCGGGGACGTCGGCCAGGGCCGCGCGGATGCGGTCGAGGACGCGTTGACGGCTGGTCACGGCTGCTCCCGGTTCCTGCGCCACCAGGCGCGGAAGGTCTCGGCGGGCGGTTGCGGAAGGTCCCGGGAGTCGGTCCAGCCGTGCAGCGGGCCGGGCAGCGCGCCGATCCGGCCGTCGCGGGCGAGCAGGCGGCTGCCCAGCGCGGCGGCCTTCTGGGCGGCGGCCAGCCGCCGGGGGCTGTCCAGGACGCCTGCGGCCGCCGTCATGGCCAGCGCCTCGGCCGTCGGCAGCCGGTGCCGGGCACGTTCGGCCTCGACCACTCGGGCCCGCAGGTGGGCGAGGACTTCGGGGATGTTGATCTTGACGGGGCAGGCGTCGTAGCAGGCTCCGCACAGGGTGGAGGCGAAGGGCAGCGAGGCGGCATGCTCGACGCCGACGAGTTGCGGGGTGAGCACCGCGCCGATGGGTCCGGGGTAGACCGAGCCGTAGGCGTGGCCGCCGGTGCGCTCGTAGACCGGGCAGACGTTGAGGCAGGCGGAGCAGCGGATGCAGGCCAGGGCTTGGCGTCCGACGGTGTCGGCGAGGGTGGCAGTGCGGCCGTTGTCGAGCAGGACCAGGTGGAAGTTCTGCGGGCCGTCGCCGGGGGTGGTGCCGGTCCAGGTGGAGGTGTACGGGTTCATCCGTTCGCCGGTGGAGGAGCGCGGCAGCAGCTGCAGGAAGACCTCCAGGTCGGACCAGGCGGGCAGGACTTTTTCGATGCCCATGACGGTGATCAGGGTCTGCGGCAGGGTCAGGCACATCCGGCCGTTGCCCTCGGACTCGACGACGCCGACGGTGCCGGTGGCGGCGACAGCGAAGTTGGCGCCGGAGACGGCGACGGTGGCGCGCAGGAACTTCTCCCGCAGGTGCAGCCGCGCCGCCTCGGCCAGCGCACGCGGGTCGTCGGTCAGCCCATCCGGGGCCGGGCGGCCCCAACGGCCCATCTCCCGCTGGAAGATGTCGCGGATCTGGGCGCGGTTGCGGTGGATCGCCGGGACCAGGATGTGCGAGGGCCGGTCCTTGCCCAGTTGAACGATGAGTTCGGCCAGGTCCGTCTCGTACGCGGCGATCCCGGCCTCGGCCAGGGCCTCGTTCAGCCCGATCTCCTGCGTGGCCATCGACTTGACCTTGACCACCTCCCGCGCACCGGCCTCCCGCACCAGGCCGGTGACGATCGCATTGGCCTCGGCCGCGTCCGCCGCCCAGTGCACCACTCCTCCGGCCCGGGTCACCGACTCCTCCAACTGCACCAGATAGTGGTCCAGATGGCGCAGCGTCCGCCGCTTCAACGCGGCCCCCGCCTCCCGCAACTGCTCCCAGTCGTCCAGCTCGGCGGTCACCGCCAGCCGCTTGTCGCGGATGGTGCCGGTGGCGTGCTTCAGGTTGGCCCGGAGCTGGGAATCGGCCAGGGCGGCGCGGGCGGCCTCGGGGAAGGCCGGGGCGCCCAGCCAGACCACGTTGGAGCGGTCGGGTTCCTGCGGGGCCGTCATCGGCGTCCTCCTCCGGTGGCGGCGGCGGGGGCGGCGGCCGGTTCGGTCGCGGCCAGGATCTCGGCGAGGTGGACCGTGCGCACGCCCGAGCGCCGCCGGGACAGGCCGCCGCCGATGTGCATCAGGCAGGAGTTGTCGGCGGCGCACAGCACCTCGGCCCCGCTCTGCCGCACCCGCTGCATGGTGTCGGCGAGCATCGCGGCCGAGGTGTCGGCGTTCTTCAGGGCGAAGGTGCCGCCGAAGCCGCAGCAGGTGTCCGCGTCGGCCAGGTCGACCAGGTCGATGCCGCGCACCGCGCGCAGCAGCCGCAGCGGCCGGTCGCCGACGCGCAGCATCCGCAGCGAGTGGCAGGTGGGGTGGTAGGCGACCCGGTGCGGGTAGCAGGCGCCGACGTCGGTCACGCCCAGCACGTCCACCAGGAACTCGGACAGCTCGTACACCTGCGGCGGCTGGACGCCGGTCAGCGTCCGGTGGTGGTCGCGGACCATGGCCGTGCACGACGCCGAGGGGCTGACCACCGCGTCGTACCCGGCGAAGACCTCCGCGAACCGGTGCACCAGCGGGACGGCCTCCGGCCGGTAGCCGGAGTTGAAGTGCATCTGCCCGCAGCAGGTCTGGCCCTGCGGGAACTCCACCCGGTGGCCGAGCCGCTCCAGCAGCCGCACCACCGCCCTTCCCGTCTCCGGAAACACGGTGTCGTTGAAGCAGGTGAGGAAGAGGGCTACGCGCATGCGGGTTCCGAACCGTGGGCGACGGGTGGGGTCCACTCTACGGGCGCGGCGCACGCCTTCGCCCGGGCGGCGTGCAAGACTCGTCCCACGCACTGTCCGCACCACCGGTCCGACGAACCGCACGGAGTGAGGGACGACGAGATGGAATCCACGGCGAGCCCGGCGAGCCAGGACACCCCGGAGCCCGGGGGGCAGCCGGCGGCCTCGGCCGAGGGGCTGCGGCTGACGTCGGTGGTGCTGTACGTGTTCGATCTGGCGCAGTCCGTCGCCTTCTACCGCGAGCTGCTGGGCATGGCGGTCACGGTGGAGAACGCCAGTGCCGCGCTGCTGGTGGGCGCCGACGGCTCGCAGCTGTACCTGCGCTCGGTCGGCCCGCGCGCGCCGCACACCATCGGCGGCATCGGCATCCAGTGCTCCGTGTGGACGGCCCCGAGCGAGGCCGCGCTGAAGCGCTGCGAGCGGGTGCTGAAGGAGCTCAACGCGCACACCACCACCCATGTGGCCGAGGGCTTCTCCTGGGTGGAGGGGCGCGACCCCAACGGCGTGCCGGTGATGGTGTCGCACCCCGGCCCGGGTCAGGCGATCCGGCACCAGATCATCTCCCGGATCTACGCCTGGTGAACTACGCCCGGTGATCGTGGACGGCGGCCGGCCGGGCGCTGCGGCGGCCCGCCGTCGTCCGCCGGGCCCGGTGGTGGGCCAGGTGGGCGTGCGGATCGGGCTCGCAGCCTCGCCCGGGCGCCGGATCCGGGTGGACCAGCGCGGCGCCCAGCCTCGGCACCGCGTGCAGCAGCGCGTGCTCGGCCTCGACCGCCACGTCGTGGGCCTGGCGTACGGTCAGGCCGCCGTCGACGACGATGGCCACCTCGGCCCGGAGCCGGTGGCCGAGCCAGCGCATCCGCAGCTGCCCGACGTCCACCACGCCCGGGGTCCGGCGCAGGGCGGTCTCGGCGGAGTCGACCAGGACCGGGTCCACCGCGTCCATCAGCCGGCCGAGGATCTCGCGCGCGGTGCCGCGCAGGACCAGCAGGATGGCCCCGGTGATGACCAGTCCGACGAGCGGGTCCGCCAGCCGCCAGCCCAGCGCCGCGCCGCCCGCGCCCAGCAGCACGGCCAGTGAGGTGAAGCCGTCGGTGCGGGCGTGCAGGCCGTCGGCGACCAGCGCGGCCGAGCCGATCCTGCGGCCGGTGCGCACCCGGTAGCGGGCGACCCACTCGTTTCCGGCGAAGCCGACCAGGGCGGCCACCGCCACCACCGGCAGGTGGCCGATCGGGCGGGGGTGCAGCAGCCGGTCCACGGCCACGATCGCGGTCAGCGCGGAGGAGGCGGCGACTGTGGCCACGATGAACACCCCGGCCAGGTCCTCCGCCCGGCCGTAGCCGTAGGTGTAGCGGCGGGTCGCGCCCCGGCGGCCGAGCAGGAAGGCGGCGGCCAGCGGGAGCGCGGTGAGCGCGTCGGCGGCGTTGTGGACGGCGTCCCCGAGCAGTGAGACCGACCCGGACAGCAGCACCACGGCACCCTGGACGGCGGCGGTGGCGGCCAGGCCGACCAGCGAGATCCACAGCGTGCGCATGCCCTCGGCGGAGGTCTCCAGGGCGGTGTCGACCATGGCGGCCGGTTCGTGGCTGTGCGGGGTGAACGCGTGCCCGGCCCGGTGCCGCAGCCGGGCCCAGCGGCCGGGCGCGGGGCGGTCGTGGGCGTGCGGATGGTCGTGACCGTGCGGGTGCGGGTGCTCGTGCGGATGTTCGTGGGGTGCGGTGCGGTCGCTCACGGCGGGACGCCTTCCTGACGGGCCTTCGCGCGGACTCCCCATTATGTGCATGAACACGCACGCATGCACCTGTCAGCTGCGTATGCTGTGCAGGTGCGTGATGAGAGCGAACGGCTGGCCGCTGCCGCCGAGATCCTGGGGCTGCTGGCCGACCGCACCCGGCTGGCCCTGCTGCAGCGGCTGTCCACGGGCGAGGCGGACGTGACCACGCTGGCCGAGGCGACGGACGTGGCCCGCCCCTCCGTCAGCCAGCACCTGGCCAGACTGCGCCTCGCCGGACTGGTCGGCACCCGCAAGGAGGGCCGCCGGGTGGTCTACCGCCTGCGCCACGGGCACCTGCGGCGGCTGGTCGACGAGGCGCTCAACGCCGCCGACCACCAGCTCGGCCGACTGCCCCCGCACGACTGACCGCCGCCCGCCCCGGGCGGCTACCGGCTGCTGCCGGGGTGACACCGGGTCAGTTGACGCAGGGGATGCCGCCCATCCGCACCGACGGCCCCTGGAACGGGATGTCGGTGGCGGCAGCGGCGGGCGCGCCCGGCGCGGCGGCCGCTCCGGGCAGGGCCAGCGGGGTCGCACCGGCCCCGAGCAGCACCTCCACATGGCCGGCCCGCACGTCCGGATCGGCGACCGCGGCGACGCCGCCGCCCAGCCTGGCCGCGATCCGCTGCGCGGCCTCGCCGACGCCGGTGCCGTAGCGGACCACCGTGGCCTGCCGCGCCACCGCGTTCCCGGTGCGTCCGGTGCCGAAGCCCAGCGCCGCCAGCGCCCGGGAGTCGGCAGAGGCCAGACCGGGCGTGCCGGAGCCGTTGAACACGTCGACGGTGGCCGCGGTGACGGCCGCCGGGAGGACGGACGGCGCGGCGGAGGCGGGCGGCGGCACCGGCGCGGCGGTCTGCGCCGAGGGCGAGGGCGAGGCCGGGGCCGAGGGGGCGGCGGAGGGTGCGTGGCCGGTCAGCCGCTGCATGATGGCCTGGATCTGGCCCGGGTCGACCAGGTTCACCGACTCGCCGCCCCGCTCGGCGAAGCCCTGCACCGGCAGGGTGTTGAAGACGACGTTCCCGCCGGTCAGGTTGGGGGCCTGGCGGGCGAAGTCCAGCAGGTTCCAGTGGCTGTCGACGACGACGTCCTTCTTCACCACGGCGAACAGGCCCTGCATCTTGCCGACGTCGTCGAACAGCCCCTCCTGCTTCAGCTTGTACTCGACCGAGGAGAGGAACGCCTGCTGACGGTGGGTGCGGTCGAGGTCGCCGTTGGTCAGGTGGTGCCGCTGGCGGACGAAGGAGAGCGCCTGCGCCGCGTCCAGGCTGTTCAGCCCGGCGTGGAAGTCAGCGCCGGAGCCCTGCCCCCGCTCCGTTGGGTCGTACACGGCGTGGTTGAGGCAGACCGTGATCGGCTGCACCACCTGCGCGATGTCGTAGAAGCCCAGCAGGTTGACCTCGGCGAAGTGGTCGATCCGCACCCCGAGGAACTTCTGCACGGTGGCCAGGGTGGCCTCCCGGCCGACCTCCCGGCTGCGCTGCTCCAGCGCCGCCCCGGTCACCCCCTGCTGGCTCAGCCGGGTCTCGGCGACGGCCTTGGCCAGGCCGTACGCCTCCTTGACCTTGTGCATGCCCTGGGCCGAACCGTCGCCGTTGTACGTCTCGACGTAGTCGTCGCGCGGCACCGAGACCGCCTCGACCTTGCCGCCGCCCTGCGGGATGTGCAGCAGGATCAGGGTGTTGGTGTTGTAGCCGCCGATGGCGCTGGAGCCGGCGTTGAGGTCGTCCGAGACGAACTGCTTGGGCAGGTCGTCGCCGTTCATGTCCTTGCGGCTGTCCAGCCCGATCAGCAGCACGTTGACCGAGCCGTCCGGGTTGGGCGGGGCGCCGTGCAGCGCGGCCAGCGCGTCAGAGGTCGTCAGCCCGTTGGTCAGCGAGTGGTAGGTGTACCAGGAGACGGCGCTGGTCAGCAGGACGCCGGAGGACAGCGCCACCGCCAGCAGCCGCATCGCCCGCGCCAGCCGGGAGCGCCTGCGCGGGGCCCGGCGCGGAGTGCCTGCGGGCGGACGGCCGGGGCTGCGGCGCGGGTGCGGCGGGCGGCCCGGGGGGACCGTCCGACCGGGCTCGGCCGTCGTCCTGCCCTGACGGGGGGTCCGGCCCACCGGCGAGACGCCGCCCCGACCGCTGCCCGCCCGGCGCGCGGCGTAGCCGCCGACCTCTTGATCACGCACCGCTGCTCCTCCGCGTCACCTGCGAACTCACCTGCGGTCCGAGGAGCGCCGCCCTGCCGTCCGTTCCTTGGTTGGGGAATCTAGCAAGCGTCCACCGCCCTCAGCGGTACGGCTCGCCCAAGCCTGTCCGCCGGTTCCGTCCGGCCCTGCGGCGGCACGCGGCGGGCGGCCCTCACTCCACCCGGGGGCGGGGCCTGCGGACCGGAATCGCCAGCAGCGGCACCAGCGCCACCAGGGCCAGCACCTGCCCGACGACCGCCCAGACCTTGTCGGTGAACCAGACCGGCTCGTACATGTTGGGGAACGGCCCCAGCGTGCCGACGTCGACATAGCGGTACACCAGCAGCGCGGCGAGCCCGCCGGCGGCGGTGAGCAGGGCGAACAGGTCGCCCAGCGGCCTGCGCCAGAGCAGCACCAGCAGCACGGCCAGGGCTGCCACCCCGGCCTCGATCCGGAACAGCGTGCCCTGGCTGACGTGCACGGTGACGGCGTCGTACTGCGGCGCCAGCTTGGCGTGGACACCGGCGTCGATCGCCAGGCCGACGGCCGCGATCACACGGAGCAGGAGGCGGACTGCGGCCATGGGAAGCTCCTCAACCGACGTTCAGGGTGCCGTGCATGAACTGGTGGATGGTGCAGATGTACGGGTAGCTCCCGGCCTTGGCGGGCGCGGTGAACGTCACGGTCGCACCGGAGTTGACGTCCCCGGTGTTGAACACCGAGCCGTCGGTCACGGTGTGCGCGGTGGAGTCGTGGTTGACCACGGTGACCTTCTCGCCGGGCTTCACCGTCAGCGCGGCGGGGTGGAAGGCGAAGTTGCTGATCACGATCTGCGCGGCCGACGCCGCGCCCGAGCCGCTGGCCGACGCCATCGGGGAGGCGCTCGAACTGCTGGCGGCCGCAGGTGACTTGGTACTGGAAGACGAACCAGAACTGGAGCATCCGGCCAGGGGGATCAACAACAACCCCAGCAGCAGAGCGATCTGACGCGGGAACCTGAACACGACGGCGTCCTCACCTGTGAGCCGAAACAGTGGAAGTAGCGGGGGTACAGCGGGGGCGGTGCGCCGCCGTGGGGGTGAAGGTGGCGCACCGCCGGATCCGATGGAGCGTCAGATGCCCTAGACCGTAAGCAGGCTGGGGCTGGCGGCCTTGTCGGTGGGGA
Proteins encoded in this window:
- a CDS encoding DUF1707 domain-containing protein gives rise to the protein MPSAPSARTPEPQSAAAPAAEREPADRPVELPGQPGQGAPAVRVGDADRDRVAGVLAEALAGGFLDPQEHAERLEAAYAARTEAALAPLTADLPTGPGEPGTTAATVPVGEPMTALFSKLRRGGAWPVPPHSVARARFGALVLDLRQAVFTRHEVVLQADSFCGKIVVIVPQNAQVYDTGSALFGKRSLPGARGSAPGPDGAEGPVIRITGRSVLGHIRVHRAGSGLHGRLLEWLDL
- a CDS encoding cholesterol oxidase substrate-binding domain-containing protein, whose protein sequence is MGSSQQPDQPVPPLSRRAFLGAAGATAALTGLSWTPAFRVLPAQAATPAPPDFPSGITVYQQAWTNWSGEIAVSPLWTCAPASPADVVTLANWAHAQGWKIRARGMGHGWSPLLEPNGATGSILMVDTTESLTAVTVNGGSPASVTAQAGISMTTLLTDLENAGYGLTNTPAPGDLTLGGVLAIDGHGTSYPASGESPLPGHTYGSVSNLVVSLTAVVWSPAQNAYALKTFQRNDPDIAAFLVHLGRAFVTEATLRVGPNVRLRCQSSYTTNVGTLFAPPASAGSSSFSALVSQSGRVETIWFPFTTVPWLKVWSVSPSKPFFSKEVDSPFNYSFSDSVSSSESQLISEIVSGDVSVTPTFENLEMSIVGSGLIVTGTWDIWGWAKNTQLYVRPTTLQVTANGYAILCARSDVQRVVSEFYTYLDNALNAYAAQGEYPMNGPWEVRCTGLDNPADCGVPGAVQAQLSALRPRPDQPAWDTAVWMDVLTIPGTPQSQQFYRETEQWVLANYSGGYAAVRPEWSKGWAYSGAAGWADPAMLGSTIPAAYRSGQATGDNWDTALATLDRYDPARIYSNTFLDGFLP
- a CDS encoding LUD domain-containing protein, which gives rise to MTSRQRVLDRIRAALADVPADESAEAAPAPPPSAGPAAAEGSADHGYRRSHAGPDPVGQLAERIADYRATVTRVTGADRARAAIGAALAERGVRQLVVPPGFPGELLPEGPWRVLGDEPPLSRAALDAADGVLSTAALGIAVTGTLVLDAGPGQGRRALTLLPDYHLCVVREEHVAGDLPEALGRLDPARPLTFVSGPSATSDIELERVEGVHGPRTLHVVIIAQPDAAVRSGR
- a CDS encoding LutB/LldF family L-lactate oxidation iron-sulfur protein, with product MTAPQEPDRSNVVWLGAPAFPEAARAALADSQLRANLKHATGTIRDKRLAVTAELDDWEQLREAGAALKRRTLRHLDHYLVQLEESVTRAGGVVHWAADAAEANAIVTGLVREAGAREVVKVKSMATQEIGLNEALAEAGIAAYETDLAELIVQLGKDRPSHILVPAIHRNRAQIRDIFQREMGRWGRPAPDGLTDDPRALAEAARLHLREKFLRATVAVSGANFAVAATGTVGVVESEGNGRMCLTLPQTLITVMGIEKVLPAWSDLEVFLQLLPRSSTGERMNPYTSTWTGTTPGDGPQNFHLVLLDNGRTATLADTVGRQALACIRCSACLNVCPVYERTGGHAYGSVYPGPIGAVLTPQLVGVEHAASLPFASTLCGACYDACPVKINIPEVLAHLRARVVEAERARHRLPTAEALAMTAAAGVLDSPRRLAAAQKAAALGSRLLARDGRIGALPGPLHGWTDSRDLPQPPAETFRAWWRRNREQP
- a CDS encoding (Fe-S)-binding protein; amino-acid sequence: MRVALFLTCFNDTVFPETGRAVVRLLERLGHRVEFPQGQTCCGQMHFNSGYRPEAVPLVHRFAEVFAGYDAVVSPSASCTAMVRDHHRTLTGVQPPQVYELSEFLVDVLGVTDVGACYPHRVAYHPTCHSLRMLRVGDRPLRLLRAVRGIDLVDLADADTCCGFGGTFALKNADTSAAMLADTMQRVRQSGAEVLCAADNSCLMHIGGGLSRRRSGVRTVHLAEILAATEPAAAPAAATGGGRR
- a CDS encoding VOC family protein, which translates into the protein MESTASPASQDTPEPGGQPAASAEGLRLTSVVLYVFDLAQSVAFYRELLGMAVTVENASAALLVGADGSQLYLRSVGPRAPHTIGGIGIQCSVWTAPSEAALKRCERVLKELNAHTTTHVAEGFSWVEGRDPNGVPVMVSHPGPGQAIRHQIISRIYAW
- a CDS encoding cation diffusion facilitator family transporter; amino-acid sequence: MSDRTAPHEHPHEHPHPHGHDHPHAHDRPAPGRWARLRHRAGHAFTPHSHEPAAMVDTALETSAEGMRTLWISLVGLAATAAVQGAVVLLSGSVSLLGDAVHNAADALTALPLAAAFLLGRRGATRRYTYGYGRAEDLAGVFIVATVAASSALTAIVAVDRLLHPRPIGHLPVVAVAALVGFAGNEWVARYRVRTGRRIGSAALVADGLHARTDGFTSLAVLLGAGGAALGWRLADPLVGLVITGAILLVLRGTAREILGRLMDAVDPVLVDSAETALRRTPGVVDVGQLRMRWLGHRLRAEVAIVVDGGLTVRQAHDVAVEAEHALLHAVPRLGAALVHPDPAPGRGCEPDPHAHLAHHRARRTTAGRRSARPAAVHDHRA
- a CDS encoding helix-turn-helix transcriptional regulator, which encodes MHLSAAYAVQVRDESERLAAAAEILGLLADRTRLALLQRLSTGEADVTTLAEATDVARPSVSQHLARLRLAGLVGTRKEGRRVVYRLRHGHLRRLVDEALNAADHQLGRLPPHD
- a CDS encoding LCP family protein, with the translated sequence MRDQEVGGYAARRAGSGRGGVSPVGRTPRQGRTTAEPGRTVPPGRPPHPRRSPGRPPAGTPRRAPRRRSRLARAMRLLAVALSSGVLLTSAVSWYTYHSLTNGLTTSDALAALHGAPPNPDGSVNVLLIGLDSRKDMNGDDLPKQFVSDDLNAGSSAIGGYNTNTLILLHIPQGGGKVEAVSVPRDDYVETYNGDGSAQGMHKVKEAYGLAKAVAETRLSQQGVTGAALEQRSREVGREATLATVQKFLGVRIDHFAEVNLLGFYDIAQVVQPITVCLNHAVYDPTERGQGSGADFHAGLNSLDAAQALSFVRQRHHLTNGDLDRTHRQQAFLSSVEYKLKQEGLFDDVGKMQGLFAVVKKDVVVDSHWNLLDFARQAPNLTGGNVVFNTLPVQGFAERGGESVNLVDPGQIQAIMQRLTGHAPSAAPSAPASPSPSAQTAAPVPPPASAAPSVLPAAVTAATVDVFNGSGTPGLASADSRALAALGFGTGRTGNAVARQATVVRYGTGVGEAAQRIAARLGGGVAAVADPDVRAGHVEVLLGAGATPLALPGAAAAPGAPAAAATDIPFQGPSVRMGGIPCVN
- a CDS encoding cupredoxin domain-containing protein, with amino-acid sequence MISNFAFHPAALTVKPGEKVTVVNHDSTAHTVTDGSVFNTGDVNSGATVTFTAPAKAGSYPYICTIHQFMHGTLNVG